One genomic window of Elaeis guineensis isolate ETL-2024a chromosome 2, EG11, whole genome shotgun sequence includes the following:
- the LOC105050382 gene encoding transcription factor bHLH112 has product MADDQFQSGICSGGSWWNLARSAGLDGPASVSCSTAITDMGGGGFSWATAELAEPKARSGEESAGSVSGSSVSFQDTPNLPPSDVGPSVIDSTLQMPSFSLSTPPIDWTQALLRSSGRAETSFHAMLQEDLSSRSYFRQDPSIESNQVHAVTEDSSTNLFKDMNPSFLLDQQHLSSGDESSVAGVCSYPLVPAPSYGCSSMMLQGLLEPDARSQQSIYDNRLVNYQSPMMTYCGSSAESLQQSWPKFPQFLRSSPPKQQQQQPGNQLQFSNNTPFWNASAASMSEVRTGFCHPMPSQYVSQAFEQKPTCSNLATKSISEGVRDSSSSASKKSGSNESSFKKPKIETPSPLPTFKVRKEKLGDRITALQQLVSPFGKTDTASVLHEAIEYIKFLHDQVGVLSSPYLKNGNPMQHQQGSDKSQDGEGPKQDLRSRGLCLVPISSTYPVASETPADFWHPSFGGTFR; this is encoded by the exons aTGGCAGATGATCAGTTCCAGTCAGGGATATGCAGTGGTGGGAGCTGGTGGAACCTTGCAAGAAGTGCTGGCTTGGACGGCCCGGCCTCAGTCTCGTGTTCGACTGCGATCACCGACATGGGCGGTGGGGGCTTCAGCTGGGCAACTGCCGAGCTGGCCGAACCCAAGGCCCGATCCGGTGAAGAGTCGGCCGGCTCAGTCTCCGGCAGCTCTGTCAGTTTCCAAGACACCCCCAATCTCCCACCCTCCGACGTCGGCCCTTCCGTGATCGATTCTACCTTGCAAATGCCCAGTTTCAGCCTCTCAACTCCGCCGATCGATTGGACCCAAGCCCTACT TAGGAGTAGTGGAAGAGCTGAGACCAGTTTCCATGCCATGCTCCAAGAGGATCTAAGCTCAAGGTCTTATTTCCGGCAAGACCCATCGATCGAATCCAATCAAGTCCATGCAGTTACAGAAGATTCCTCGACAAACTTATTCAAGGACATGAATCCATCTTTCTTATTAGATCAGCAACATCTTAGCTCCGGTGATGAGTCCAGTGTTGCCGGTGTTTGTAGCTACCCCCTTGTTCCGGCGCCCTCCTATGGATGTTCTTCTATGATGCTACAAGGCCTGCTCGAGCCTGATGCCAGATCGCAGCAGTCCATTTACGACAACCGTTTGGTGAATTACCAATCTCCGATGATGACATACTGTGGCAGCTCCGCCGAGTCGTTGCAACAATCATGGCCTAAATTCCCTCAGTTCCTAAGGTCTTCGCCTCcaaagcagcagcagcagcagcctggTAATCAGCTGCAGTTCTCCAACAACACTCCCTTTTGGAACGCCTCCGCTGCCTCCATGAGTGAAGTGAGAACGGGGTTTTGCCACCCGATGCCTTCCCAATATGTCTCACAGGCTTTCGAGCAGAAGCCCACCTGCAGTAACCTCGCCACAAAG TCAATatcggagggagttcgagattcCAGTTCCTCTGCGTCGAAGAAAAGCGGCAGTAATGAGTCCTCATTCAAAAAGCCTAAAATCGAGACTCCGTCGCCATTACCGACCTTTAAG GTCAGGAAAGAGAAATTAGGGGACAGAATCACTGCACTCCAGCAGCTTGTTTCACCTTTTGGAAAG ACCGACACCGCATCGGTTCTCCACGAGGCCATCGAGTACATTAAGTTCCTTCATGATCAAGTGGGT GTATTAAGCAGTCCATACTTAAAGAATGGGAATCCCATGCAACACCAGCAG GGCTCGGACAAGTCACAGGATGGGGAGGGACCGAAGCAAGACCTTAGAAGCCGAGGGCTGTGCCTGGTACCAATCTCAAGCACTTACCCAGTGGCCAGTGAGACACCGGCTGACTTCTGGCATCCTTCTTTTGGAGGAACCTTCAGATAG